The proteins below are encoded in one region of Bosea sp. BIWAKO-01:
- a CDS encoding sugar ABC transporter substrate-binding protein: MTNVNGTGTAFSRRHILGAGLALSVASGRAVRAQAPVSLNFAVWGNRAEEDAFRRLIAGYTAQNPHVSIRLELSGSSGQLYQQVDTRLAGRQAPDLVRIQYQQVGRYAKAGAIVDLSGHLDGGLAAQFAPALWKAVTYRDKAFAIPHHTDTLAVYCNMEMFRRAGIELPRRLEDSWRWEEFIRIARTLKDKAGAPFGFACAWQNTAAYRFLPFLYQNGGQLLDEQLLQPRLSSKEGLEAIAWAQSWFTDKLVPPTTSIKTNEQTQNLFANGTIGMLVHGDWQIPFLQEAMKQAEWQVTYMPRSVSMASDLGGNCLAVTRDSKNRDVAIDFLRYATNEANMRDFCIAAGFLPVRRSLMDTKLEYPLRPDAMQVFVEQSRTIPDHLAATVTLPDFSRINTKLGEQLDLAFTSGQSPKDTAENIEGTIRSVLKG; encoded by the coding sequence ATGACGAACGTCAACGGAACAGGCACGGCTTTCTCCCGGCGGCATATTCTGGGCGCCGGGCTCGCCCTCTCGGTCGCATCGGGGAGGGCCGTGCGGGCCCAGGCGCCGGTGAGCCTCAATTTCGCGGTCTGGGGCAACCGGGCGGAGGAGGACGCTTTCCGGCGGCTGATCGCCGGCTACACCGCGCAAAACCCCCATGTCTCGATCCGGCTGGAACTCAGCGGATCGTCAGGCCAGCTCTATCAGCAGGTCGATACGCGCCTCGCCGGCCGGCAGGCGCCCGATCTGGTCCGCATCCAGTACCAGCAGGTCGGCCGCTATGCGAAGGCGGGCGCCATCGTCGATCTGAGCGGGCATCTCGACGGCGGACTGGCCGCGCAGTTCGCCCCCGCGTTGTGGAAGGCCGTCACCTATCGGGACAAGGCTTTCGCCATTCCCCACCACACCGACACGCTCGCGGTCTATTGCAACATGGAGATGTTCCGGCGGGCCGGGATCGAGCTGCCGCGGCGGCTCGAGGACAGCTGGCGCTGGGAGGAGTTCATCCGGATCGCCCGGACGCTGAAGGACAAGGCCGGAGCGCCTTTCGGCTTCGCCTGCGCCTGGCAGAACACCGCCGCCTATCGCTTTCTGCCTTTCCTCTACCAGAATGGCGGCCAACTGCTCGACGAGCAGCTGCTCCAGCCGCGGCTCTCGTCGAAGGAGGGCCTTGAGGCGATCGCATGGGCGCAATCCTGGTTCACCGACAAGCTCGTGCCGCCCACGACCTCGATCAAGACCAACGAGCAGACGCAGAACCTCTTCGCCAACGGCACGATCGGCATGCTGGTGCATGGCGACTGGCAGATTCCGTTCCTGCAGGAAGCGATGAAACAGGCGGAGTGGCAGGTGACCTATATGCCGCGCAGCGTGAGCATGGCCTCCGATCTCGGTGGCAACTGCCTCGCCGTGACGCGCGACAGCAAGAACCGCGATGTCGCCATCGATTTCCTGCGCTATGCCACCAACGAGGCCAATATGCGCGATTTCTGCATCGCCGCCGGCTTCCTGCCGGTTCGGCGCAGCCTCATGGACACGAAGCTGGAGTACCCGCTCCGGCCCGACGCGATGCAGGTCTTCGTCGAGCAGTCGCGGACGATCCCGGACCATCTGGCCGCGACGGTGACGCTGCCGGATTTCAGCCGCATCAATACGAAGCTCGGCGAGCAGCTCGACCTCGCCTTCACCTCGGGCCAGTCGCCAAAGGACACGGCCGAGAACATCGAGGGCACCATCCGTAGCGTCCTCAAGGGGTGA